From Nicotiana tabacum cultivar K326 chromosome 22, ASM71507v2, whole genome shotgun sequence, one genomic window encodes:
- the LOC107795514 gene encoding ARM REPEAT PROTEIN INTERACTING WITH ABF2 — MENQKHSERSSSSGRRSLKRKLHEGLEEDQTVSSSLSSEEAHQDLAREVRTQVEVIESSFSSSESDRASAKRGIHVLSELAKNEEIVNVIVDCGAVPVLVQHLEAPPHVSEGEGSHMPYEHEVEKGSAFTLGLLAIKPEHQQLIVDAGALPHLVNLLKRHRDAQNSRAVNGVIRRAADAVTNLAHENSSIKTRVRIEGGIPPLVELLEFVDSKVQRAAAGALRTLAFKNDENKNQIVECNALPTLILMLRSEDTAIHYEAVGVIGNLVHSSPNIKKEVLLAGALQPVIGLLSSSCSESQREAALLLGQFAATDTDCKIHIVQRGAVPPLIEMLQSPDAQLREMSAFALGRLAQDTHNQAGIAHCGGIIPLLKLLDSKNGSLQHNAAFALYGLADNEDNVADLIKVGGVQKLQDGEFIVQPTRDCVAKTLKRLEEKIHGRILGHLIYLMRIGEKVIQRRVALALAHLCSPDDQKTIFINNDGLELLLELLESTNLKHQKDGSVALCKLANKASSLSQVDAAPPSPIPQVYLGEQYVNNSTLSDVTFLVEGKRFYAHRICLLASSDAFRAMFDGGYRERDAKDIEIPNIRWDVFELMMRYIYTGSVDVNLDVAQDLLRAADQYLLEGLKRLCEYAIAQDISVESVSLMFELSEAFNALTLRNACIVFILEKFDQLSVMPWYSHLIQRVLPETRSYFVRALTRPIQADMRVGAAHSVLFFS; from the exons ATGGAGAACCAGAAGCACAGCGAACGCTCGTCGAGCTCTGGTAGAAGGAGCTTGAAGAGAAAGCTACACGAAGGTCTCGAAGAAGATCAAACGGTTTCATCTTCTTTATCTTCGGAAGAAGCTCATCAAGATCTGGCGCGTGAAGTCCGTACACAGGTTGAGGTTATAGAATCTTCCTTTTCTTCATCCGAGTCAGATCGAGCCTCCGCAAAACGCGGTATACACGTTCTCTCTGAACTAGCCAAAAACG AGGAAATTGTGAACGTAATTGTGGATTGTGGTGCTGTTCCGGTTTTGGTGCAGCATCTAGAGGCGCCGCCGCATGTGAGTGAAGGTGAAGGTAGTCACATGCCATACGAACATGAGGTTGAGAAAGGAAGTGCTTTTACGCTTGGGCTTCTTGCTATAAAA CCAGAGCACCAACAACTCATTGTTGATGCTGGAGCTTTGCCTCATCTTGTTAATCTGCTGAAGAGGCACAGAGATGCTCAGAACTCTCGAGCAGTCAATGGTGTTATCCGTCGGGCAGCTGATGCAGTCACGAATCTTGCTCATGAAAACAGCAGCATCAAAACTCGTGTTAG GATTGAAGGTGGCATCCCTCCACTTGTTGAATTGCTTGAGTTTGTTGATTCAAAGGTGCAGAGAGCAGCTGCAGGAGCCTTACGAACTTTGGCATTTAAGAATGATGAGAACAAAAATCAG ATTGTGGAATGCAATGCACTCCCTACTCTTATACTAATGCTTCGGTCTGAAGATACTGCTATACACTATGAAGCG GTTGGAGTCATCGGAAATCTGGTGCACTCATCaccaaatatcaagaaagaagtTCTTCTTGCAGGAGCTTTACAACCTGTAATTGGGCTACTTAG TTCCTCCTGTTCAGAGAGCCAAAGGGAAGCTGCTTTACTGCTAGGACAATTTGCAGCAACTGATACAGACTGTAAG ATTCATATTGTGCAAAGAGGAGCAGTTCCACCACTAATTGAGATGTTGCAATCTCCAGATGCTCAACTTAGGGAAATGTCAGCCTTTGCTCTAGGGAGGTTGGCACAG GACACACACAATCAGGCTGGTATTGCTCACTGTGGTGGAATTATCCCATTGTTGAAGCTCCTTGACTCAAAAAATGGATCATTGCAACACAATGCTGCATTCGCTCTATATGGGCTTGCTGATAATGAG GATAATGTTGCTGATCTTATAAAGGTTGGAGGTGTTCAAAAGCTTCAGGATGGAGAATTTATTGTCCAA CCGACTAGAGATTGTGTAGCAAAGACATTGAAGAGATTAGAAGAGAAGATCCACGGACGA ATATTGGGCCATCTGATATATTTGATGCGCATTGGGGAGAAGGTTATTCAGAGACGAGTTGCTTTGGCCCTGGCCCATCTTTGTTCACCAGATGACCAAAAAACAATTTTCATTAATAACGATG GATTAGAGTTGCTTTTGGAGCTCCTTGAATCAACAAACTTGAAGCACCAAAAAGATGGCTCTGTAGCTTTGTGCAAATTGGCTAACAAAGCTAGCTCACTTTCGCAAGTCGATGCTGCTCCTCCATCCCCTATACCTCAG GTTTATCTGGGAGAGCAGTATGTAAATAATTCTACGTTGTCTGATGTGACATTTTTAGTTGAGG GCAAACGGTTTTATGCCCATAGGATTTGTTTACTAGCTTCTTCTGATGCATTTCGAGCTATGTTTGATGGTGGCTACCGG GAGAGAGATGCCAAAGACATAGAGATCCCAAATATCCGATGGGATGTTTTTGAGTTGATGATGAG GTACATATACACAGGATCTGTAGATGTTAATTTGGATGTTGCACAGGATCTTCTAAGAGCTGCAGATCAGTATCTATTAGAGGGCCTTAAACGTCTTTGCGAGTATGCCATTGCGCAG GATATATCTGTGGAAAGTGTCTCTCTCATGTTCGAGTTGTCGGAGGCCTTTAATGCTTTGACATTACGTAATGCTTGCATTGTATTCattttggaaaagtttgaccaatTAAGTGTCATGCCATG GTATTCACATTTGATTCAACGTGTATTACCCGAGACTCGTAGTTACTTTGTAAGGGCGCTTACCAGGCCAATTCAAGCTGATATGCGGGTGGGTGCTGCACATTcagttttgttcttttcttaa
- the LOC107795513 gene encoding cyclin-P3-1-like produces the protein MGTLAPESEVICSENYLALGLKVSGKQKSGKPRVLSLLSTLLERSVQKTESLLESTQRKDVITIFHGSRAPSLGIEQYLDRIFKYSCCSPSCFVVAQIYMERFIEHTSAHLTSLNVHRLLITSVMVAAKFIDDAFYNNAYYARVGGVTTKELNKLEMKFLFGLDFRLHVNVKTFGSYCSLLEKEGTLGLPIERSIQACRITESWSNKDDSTCAQIAR, from the exons ATGGGAACTTTGGCACCTGAATCTGAGGTCATATGCTCAGAAAATTACTTAGCATTGGGGCTAAAGGTATCTGGCAAGCAAAAATCAGGAAAACCCAGAGTTTTATCGCTTCTTTCAACACTTCTTGAGAGGTCTGTTCAGAAAACtgaaagcttattagaaagtacTCAAAGAAAAGATGTCATTACAATATTTCATGGATCAAGAGCCCCCTCGCTGGGCATCGAACAATACTTGGATCGCATTTTTAAGTATTCATGTTGCAGCCCTTCATGCTTTGTGGTTGCGCAGATTTACATGGAGCGATTCATTGAACACACTAGTGCTCATTTAACTTCCCTCAATGTTCACCGACTGCTAATCACAAGTGTGATGGTGGCAGCAAAATTCATTGATGATGC ATTCTATAACAATGCATACTATGCAAGAGTAGGTGGTGTAACCACAAAAGAGTTGAATAAGTTGGAGATGAAATTTTTGTTTGGACTGGATTTCCGACTTCATGTAAATGTCAAAACATTTGGAAGCTATTGCTCGCTCCTGGAGAAAGAAGGCACTCTAGGTCTCCCAATCGAGCGTTCAATCCAGGCATGTAGAATCACCGAGAGCTGGTCAAACAAAGATGATTCCACCTGTGCACAAATTGCAAGATGA